In Thermus aquaticus, the sequence CGCAGGAAGCGGAGGACGTCCTCCACAGCCATGGAGGCCCGCACGGCCACGTACTCCGGAGTCATGAGGCCGCCGGCCTCGTCCTCCTCGTACTGGGTGAGCTCCTCCACCTCGGCCCGGGTTTCGGGGTCCAGGGCCTCCTTGAGCTTCCTGGCCAGGGCAGGGTCCTCCTCCTCCACCGCCTGAAGGGCATCGGCCAGGTCGTCCAGGGAGAGCTCCTCTAAAAGCTCCTGGACCCGCCAAGGGGGGAGGGTCTTCAGGTACTCGGCCTGGTCCTCGGGGGGGAGGTTGGAGAAGACCTCGGCCGCCCTCTCCTTGGGGAGGAGGGTGAGGAGGACGTAGCGGTGCTCCCCGTTGAGGTCATCCCAGATGAGGAGGAGGTCCTGGGGATGGGCCTCCTCCAGAAGCCGCTTCAGGCTGAGGGTGTCGCCCTCTTCCAGGGCCTTCAGGATGGGGGAAAGAATCTTTTCCATGGGCGGCCTCCTTTCTCGCCGAAGGCCGCCCGGAGGCGGCCTTCAGGGCCTGGGACTCGAGGGCAGAGCCTCGCGCATACCTCTTCTAAGCTAAGGGCAGGGCCTTTTCCCGTCAACCCGGCCCGCTAGAAATGTGCGAAAAATTGAGGTTGACACGCTCAAGGGGGGTGCCCTATCCTGAAGCCCGGCCCTTGGGGCCAGGAGGGGCATGTTCCAACAGCTTTCGGCGCGACTGCAAGAGGCCATCGGCCGCCTTAGGGGGCGGGGCCGGATCACCGAGGAGGACCTGAAGGCCACCCTCAGGGAGATCCGCCGGGCCCTCATGGACGCCGATGTCAACCTGGAGGTGGCCCGGGACTTCGTGGAGCGGGTGCGGGAGGAGGCCTTGGGGAAGCAGGTCCTGGAGAGCCTCACCCCCGCCGAGGTGATCCTGGCCACCGTCTACGAGGCCCTCAAGGAGGCCCTGGGGGGCGAGGCCAGGCTCCCTGTCCTCAAGGACAGGAACCTCTGGTTCCTGGTGGGCCTCCAGGGCTCCGGCAAGACCACCACCGCCGCCAAGCTGGCCCTCTACTACAAGGGCAAGGGGAGGAGGCCCCTCTTGGTGGCCGCCGACACCCAGAGGCCCGCCGCCAGGGAGCAACTAAGGCTTCTGGGCGAGAAGGTGGGCGTGCCCGTGCTGGAGGTGATGGACGGGGAGTCCCCTGAGTCCATCCGCCGCCGGGTGGAGGAGAAGGCCCGCCTCGAGGCCCGGGACCTGATCCTGGTGGACACCGCCGGCCGCCTGCAGATTGACGAGCCCCTCATGGGGGAGCTGGCCCGCCTCAAGGAGGTCCTTGGCCCGGACGAGGTTCTCCTGGTCCTGGACGCCATGACCGGGCAGGAAGCCCTTTCCGTGGCCAGGGCCTTTGACGAGAAGGTGGGGGTCACGGGCCTCGTCCTCACCAAGCTGGACGGGGATGCCCGGGGCGGGGCGGCCCTTTCCGCCCGCCACGTGACGGGCAAGCCCATCTACTTCGCCGGGGTTTCCGAGAAGCCGGAGGGCCTGGAGCCCTTCTACCCCGAGCGCCTGGCGGGCCGCATCCTGGGCATGGGGGACGTGGCCAGCCTGGCGGAGAAGGTGCGGGCGGCGGGGCTGGAGGCGGAGGCGCCCAAGTCCGCCAAGGAGCTTTCCCTGGAGGACTTCCTCAAGCAGATGCAGAACCTCAAGCGCCTGGGCCCCTTCTCCGAGATCCTGGGCCTCCTGCCCGGGGTTCCCCAGGGGCTTAAGGTGGACGAGAAGGCCATAAAGCGCCTGGAGGCCATCGTCCTCTCCATGACCCCCGAGGAGCGCAAAGACCCCCGCATCCTAAACGGTTCCCGGCGCAAGCGCATCGCCAAGGGAAGCGGGACCTCGGTCCAGGAGGTCAACCGCTTCATCAAGGCATTTGAGGAGATGAAGGCCCTAATGAAGTCCCTGGAGAAGAAGAAGGGCCGGGGACTCATGGGAATGTTCAGGAGGTAAAGGAAAAATGGTCAAGATCAGGCTTTCTCGGTTCGGCTCCAAGCACAACCCCCACTACCGCATCGTGGTCACCGATGTCCGCAGGAAGCGGGACGGCGCCTACATTGAGAAGATCGGCTACTACGACCCCAGGAAGACCACCCCGGACTGGCTCAAGGTGGACGTGGAGCGGGCCCGGTACTGGCTTTCCGTGGGGGCACAGCCCACGGACACCGCCCGGAGGCTCCTCCGCCAGGCGGGGGTCTTCCGGCAGGAGACCCAGGGGGCCTAAAGGAGCGCCCCCCGCGCCCGGGGCATCCCCGGGCGCTTTTCCTTTACCATGAAAGCTATGAAGGACCTGGTGGAGTATTTGGCCAAGAGCGTGGTGGACCGCCCAGAGGCGGTCCGGGTCCAGGAAAGGCGTGGGCGGGAAGGGCCCGTTTACCTGGTGGAGGTGGCCCCCGAGGACAAGGGGCGCCTCATCGGCAAGGGGGGGCGGGTCATTGAGTCCATCCGCACCCTGGTGCGGGCCTACGCCAAGCGCAAGGTGGGCGTGGAGGTGCGGTGATGGCGGGGCGTCTGGTGGAGATCGGCCGTTTCGGCGCCCCCTACGCCCTGGCGGGCGGGCTGAAGTTCCGGGGGGAGCCGGTGGTGGCCCATCTAACGCGCATCTACGTGGAGGGGCACGGCTGGCGGGCGGTGGAGGACCTCTACCAGGTGGGGGAGGAGCTGGTGGTGCACCTAGCCGGGGTCTCCACCCGGGAGCTGGCGGAGGCCTTGGTGGGCCTTCGCGTCTACGCCGAGGTGGCCGACCTCCCTCCCCTCGAGGAGGGCCAGTACTACTACTTCGCCCTCATCGGCCTTCCCGTCTACGTGGAGGGGCAGAAGGTGGGGGAGGTGGCCGACATCCTGGACGCCGGGGCCCAGGACGTGCTAGTGATCCGGGGGGTGGGGGAGAGGCTCAGGGACCGGGCCGAGCGCCTGGTGCCCCTCCAGGCCCCTTACGTGCGGGTGGAGGCGGAGGGCATCCACGTGGAGCCCATCCCCGGCCTCTTTGACTGAATGCGCTACACCTTCATCACCCTCTTTCCCCAGCTGATCCGTCCCTGGCTGGAGGAGTCCTTGATCGCCAAGGCCTTGCAGCGGGGGCTTCTTTCGGCGGAGGTGGTGGACCTCCGGGCCTTCGGCCTGGGGCGGCACCGCAGCGTGGACGACACCCCCTATGGGGGCGGGGCGGGGATGGTGATTCGGGCCGACGTGGCGGTGGCGGCCATAGAGTCGGCCCTGCCGGCCGACGAGGTCATCCTCCTCTCCCCGGCGGGCAGGCCCTTTACCCAGGAGGTGGCCGAGGAGCTTTCCCGGAAGGAGCACCTGGTCCTCCTCTGTGGGCGGTACGAGGGGTTTGACGCCCGGGTGGAGGCCTTTGTGACCAGGAGCCTCTCCATCGGGGACTACGTGCTCATGGGGGGGGAGGTGGCGGCCTTGGCGGTCCTCGAGGCCACGGCCCGCCTGGTGCCCGGGGTGATCGGGGACCCCATGAGCCACCGGGAGGACTCCTTCGTGCGGGGCCTTCTGGACTACCCCCACTACACCAGGCCCCCGGAGTTCCGGGGCCTAAAGGTGCCGGAGGTGCTCCTTTCGGGAGACCACGAGGCCGTGGCCCGCTTCCGCCGCAAGGAGGCGTTAAAGCGCACCTTGGAGCTAAGGCCCGAGCTCCTCTTGCGGGCCAGGATCGGGGCCCTGGAGGCCGGGTGGCTTGCGGAGATGGACCGGGAAGGGTAAACTTAGGTCTGTTTGCCCACGAACCCCTAAGGGTTCCTCTGGGATGGGAGGCATAGGATGAACCGAGGAGCGCTTCTGAAGGTGGTGGAGTCCCGCTACGCCCGCACGGACCTGCCCGAGTTCCGGCCGGGCGACACGGTGCGGGTGGCCTACCGGGTGAAGGAAGGGGGCCGCACCCGCATCCAGAACTTTGAGGGCATCGTCATCAAGATCAAGCGCAACGGCTACAACTCCAGCTTCACCGTGCGCAAGGTGAGCTACGGGGTGGGGGTGGAGCGCATCTTCCCCTTCAACTCCCCCCTCATTGAGAAGGTGGAGATCGTGCAGCGGGGTCGCGCCCGCCGGGCCAAGCTCTACTTCATCCGCGAGCTTTCCGAGCGGGAGATCCGCCGCAAGCTCCGGGCCGACCGCAAGCGGATCGGCCAGGACCAGGAGCGGGCCAAGGCGGCCCAGGCCGCCCAGGTGGCCCAGGAGGCCCCTTCCGAGGCCTCGGGAGAGGGCCAGGCCTAAGCACCCCACCGCGGCTTTCGCCGCGGTGGGGGCCCCTCAGGGGGGCGGGGTTGCCGCCCTCTTTATTGCAGGAAGCCCAGGCTTCTCGCCTTCTCCAGGGCCTCTACCCGGTTACGGGCCTCCAGCTTGGCGTAGAGGTTTTCCAGGTGGTCCTTGACCGTGTCGGGGGAGAGGCCCAGGGCCTTGGCCATCTCCTTGACGGAAAGCCCCTGGGCCAAAAGCGCAAGCACCTCCTCTTCCCTGGGGGTGAGGCTCGGCAGGTCGGGGGGCGTGAGGCGCTCCTCCCCCTGCATGACCCTTAGAAGCCGCCGCTTCAGCTCCGGGGCGGAAAGCTCCTTGGAGAAGTAGGCGTCCGCCCCCGCTAAAGCCGCCTCCTTCAGGAGGGCTGGCTCCTGGTAGGTGGTGAGGAAGGCGATGAGGCCCCGGTAGCCCCTTTCCCGGAGCTTCCTGGCGCAGGTGAGGCCGTCCATGCCCGGCATGCGCAAATCCAGCAAGACGGCGTCCGGCTTCAGGGCCAGGGCCTTATCCAGGGCCTCCTGGCCGTTTTCCGCCTCGGCCACCACCGCGAGGCCCTGGGCCTCGAGGCCCGCCTTCAGCCCCAGGCGGAAGAGGGGGTGGTCGTCGGCGATGAGGACCCGCATCTCCTCTTAGCCTAGCCTTAGGCGGTGAAAGACCCGCAAAAGGGCTAAGTACCCCACCGCGGCTTTCGTTTCGCCGCGGTGGGGGCCCCAAAAAATCCCTTCCACAGCCCCAACTTGGGCACCCCATGTTGCGAAACCAAAGTGCGGGCGCTTATGCTAAAGCCATGCCCTTAACCTTGAACGCTTTGGCGGAGCTTTCCGGTCTGGCCTCGGAGCACGTCTTGCGGGAGGAGGAAGAGGAGACGGGCCTCTCCCGCGAGGTCATCCTTAGCAAGATGCGGGAGCGCTTGGCCGTCATGCGGGATTCCATCCAGAGAGGCCTGGCCTCCGACGCGCCCAGTGTGGCGGGGATGGTGGGCAAGAACGCCAAGACCCTGTGGGAGGCCCCGGATCCCCTGCGGGACCCCCTCCTCAAGCGGGTTCAGGCCTATGCCATGGCCGTCAACGAGGAGAACGCCCGCATGGGTCGCATCGTGGCTGCGCCCACGGCGGGGAGCGCCGGCACCCTCCCCGGGGCCCTTTTGGGGGTGGCGGACCATCTTGCCATCCCCGAGGAGCGCCTGCTCATGCCCATGGTCCTGGCGGCGGGCGTGGCCAAGATGATCAACCGGGTCATCCACATCGCCGGGGCCAGTGGAGGGTGCCAGGCGGAGATCGGTTCCAGCGCCGCCATGGCCGCTGCCGCCGTGACCGAGCTCCTGGGGGGAAGCCCCGAGGCCTCGGCCCACGCCGCCGCTTTGGCCCTGCAGAACACCCTGGGCCTGGTCTGCGACCCCGTGGGGGGGTTTGTGGAGGTGCCCTGCGTCATGCGCAACGGCTTCTACGCCGTCCACGCCGTGAGCGCCGCCTCCATGGCCCTGGCGGGGATCAGGAGCGTCATCCCCCCGGACGAGGTGGTCCTGGCCATGGCTCGCGTGGGCCGCCTCCTCCCCCTAGAGCTTAGGGAGACGGGCCTCGGCGGCCTGGCCGAAACCCCCACGGGGCGA encodes:
- the ffh gene encoding signal recognition particle protein, which translates into the protein MFQQLSARLQEAIGRLRGRGRITEEDLKATLREIRRALMDADVNLEVARDFVERVREEALGKQVLESLTPAEVILATVYEALKEALGGEARLPVLKDRNLWFLVGLQGSGKTTTAAKLALYYKGKGRRPLLVAADTQRPAAREQLRLLGEKVGVPVLEVMDGESPESIRRRVEEKARLEARDLILVDTAGRLQIDEPLMGELARLKEVLGPDEVLLVLDAMTGQEALSVARAFDEKVGVTGLVLTKLDGDARGGAALSARHVTGKPIYFAGVSEKPEGLEPFYPERLAGRILGMGDVASLAEKVRAAGLEAEAPKSAKELSLEDFLKQMQNLKRLGPFSEILGLLPGVPQGLKVDEKAIKRLEAIVLSMTPEERKDPRILNGSRRKRIAKGSGTSVQEVNRFIKAFEEMKALMKSLEKKKGRGLMGMFRR
- the rpsP gene encoding 30S ribosomal protein S16, coding for MVKIRLSRFGSKHNPHYRIVVTDVRRKRDGAYIEKIGYYDPRKTTPDWLKVDVERARYWLSVGAQPTDTARRLLRQAGVFRQETQGA
- a CDS encoding KH domain-containing protein; translated protein: MKDLVEYLAKSVVDRPEAVRVQERRGREGPVYLVEVAPEDKGRLIGKGGRVIESIRTLVRAYAKRKVGVEVR
- the rimM gene encoding ribosome maturation factor RimM (Essential for efficient processing of 16S rRNA), giving the protein MAGRLVEIGRFGAPYALAGGLKFRGEPVVAHLTRIYVEGHGWRAVEDLYQVGEELVVHLAGVSTRELAEALVGLRVYAEVADLPPLEEGQYYYFALIGLPVYVEGQKVGEVADILDAGAQDVLVIRGVGERLRDRAERLVPLQAPYVRVEAEGIHVEPIPGLFD
- the trmD gene encoding tRNA (guanosine(37)-N1)-methyltransferase TrmD encodes the protein MRYTFITLFPQLIRPWLEESLIAKALQRGLLSAEVVDLRAFGLGRHRSVDDTPYGGGAGMVIRADVAVAAIESALPADEVILLSPAGRPFTQEVAEELSRKEHLVLLCGRYEGFDARVEAFVTRSLSIGDYVLMGGEVAALAVLEATARLVPGVIGDPMSHREDSFVRGLLDYPHYTRPPEFRGLKVPEVLLSGDHEAVARFRRKEALKRTLELRPELLLRARIGALEAGWLAEMDREG
- the rplS gene encoding 50S ribosomal protein L19, yielding MNRGALLKVVESRYARTDLPEFRPGDTVRVAYRVKEGGRTRIQNFEGIVIKIKRNGYNSSFTVRKVSYGVGVERIFPFNSPLIEKVEIVQRGRARRAKLYFIRELSEREIRRKLRADRKRIGQDQERAKAAQAAQVAQEAPSEASGEGQA
- a CDS encoding response regulator transcription factor, giving the protein MRVLIADDHPLFRLGLKAGLEAQGLAVVAEAENGQEALDKALALKPDAVLLDLRMPGMDGLTCARKLRERGYRGLIAFLTTYQEPALLKEAALAGADAYFSKELSAPELKRRLLRVMQGEERLTPPDLPSLTPREEEVLALLAQGLSVKEMAKALGLSPDTVKDHLENLYAKLEARNRVEALEKARSLGFLQ
- the sdaAA gene encoding L-serine ammonia-lyase, iron-sulfur-dependent, subunit alpha, which produces MPLTLNALAELSGLASEHVLREEEEETGLSREVILSKMRERLAVMRDSIQRGLASDAPSVAGMVGKNAKTLWEAPDPLRDPLLKRVQAYAMAVNEENARMGRIVAAPTAGSAGTLPGALLGVADHLAIPEERLLMPMVLAAGVAKMINRVIHIAGASGGCQAEIGSSAAMAAAAVTELLGGSPEASAHAAALALQNTLGLVCDPVGGFVEVPCVMRNGFYAVHAVSAASMALAGIRSVIPPDEVVLAMARVGRLLPLELRETGLGGLAETPTGRRLAEEALKPKGP